One window of the Candidatus Zixiibacteriota bacterium genome contains the following:
- a CDS encoding hypothetical protein (Evidence 5 : Unknown function) — translation MDFRTGAKLGGYLSRDYAESFFKLLLDYKDISASEAASRLNIHINTSQEFLEALVSLNLVEKNEVYEGKRPYFRYSMKTARITIDIDLHSLKTPEPSPQPSEKFREAKGADARFVVSRNKSSIGSVIVWTGRGRSREERRINLTTAQGSFLFHLPFPDGEPQGIEEIMKRANIGGEYLSEIQDLMKFLRQYNAVE, via the coding sequence ATGGATTTTAGAACGGGAGCAAAATTGGGCGGCTATCTTTCCAGAGATTACGCCGAATCATTTTTCAAATTGCTTTTAGATTATAAGGATATTTCAGCATCGGAGGCGGCTTCACGACTGAATATCCACATTAATACTTCGCAGGAGTTTTTAGAAGCATTGGTTTCATTGAATTTAGTCGAAAAGAATGAAGTTTATGAGGGAAAAAGGCCCTATTTTCGATATTCTATGAAGACCGCGCGGATCACCATTGATATAGACCTTCATTCTCTCAAAACGCCGGAGCCGTCACCTCAGCCGTCTGAGAAATTTCGTGAAGCCAAGGGGGCTGATGCCAGATTTGTTGTCTCCCGAAATAAAAGTTCTATTGGCAGTGTTATTGTCTGGACCGGGCGGGGACGCAGTCGGGAAGAACGGCGTATTAATCTTACGACGGCCCAGGGATCATTTCTTTTCCACCTGCCTTTTCCTGACGGTGAGCCGCAGGGCATTGAGGAGATAATGAAAAGAGCCAATATAGGAGGGGAGTACCTTTCTGAGATCCAGGATTTAATGAAATTTCTTCGTCAATATAATGCCGTCGAATAG
- a CDS encoding membrane hypothetical protein (Evidence 5 : Unknown function), which yields MYWLYKLKPASIVPALGPAIIVLAAFAFVFIYWGVEAAYSYIGIVFLLFSGLSLVNFALTLNAGYIVVALFQGSAAFAFAGRYSEMFFISHRFTQLATAVLVFSLAATMYLWFTKRLKWRVREILELAARPVKDTTDGFTPRPRPGGRANCTKFELTEFAAFALKYHIAVPYYETDRIVFVAADWLQGFLRLYKLRHDYSDATWISFSYDGNVTVNIGQHEYLKFKDSFSFDQLCHSLGELFGGFLDLYRKGEGIRIIDMMNDVREHPAS from the coding sequence ATGTATTGGCTGTACAAATTGAAGCCGGCCTCGATTGTCCCGGCATTGGGGCCCGCAATTATCGTACTGGCAGCTTTTGCTTTCGTCTTCATTTACTGGGGTGTTGAAGCGGCTTACAGCTACATTGGGATTGTATTCCTGCTATTTAGCGGTCTCTCTTTAGTGAATTTTGCCCTGACATTAAACGCCGGTTACATTGTCGTGGCGCTTTTTCAAGGGTCCGCGGCATTTGCTTTCGCCGGAAGGTATTCCGAAATGTTTTTTATCAGCCACAGGTTCACACAACTTGCCACGGCGGTTCTTGTTTTCTCTCTGGCCGCTACGATGTATCTCTGGTTCACAAAGCGTTTGAAATGGCGCGTCCGGGAAATTCTTGAATTAGCGGCGAGACCCGTCAAAGATACAACCGACGGATTCACCCCCCGTCCCCGCCCCGGCGGCAGGGCAAATTGCACCAAATTTGAGTTAACGGAATTTGCAGCTTTTGCGCTCAAATATCATATTGCTGTACCGTATTATGAAACCGATCGCATCGTCTTTGTAGCGGCTGATTGGCTACAGGGATTTCTGCGTCTCTATAAATTGCGTCACGACTATAGTGATGCCACCTGGATTTCATTCAGCTATGACGGAAATGTCACCGTAAATATCGGCCAGCATGAATATTTGAAATTCAAAGATAGTTTTTCCTTTGACCAATTGTGCCACTCGCTGGGGGAGCTATTTGGGGGATTTCTCGATTTATACAGAAAAGGGGAAGGCATACGCATAATCGACATGATGAATGACGTTCGGGAACATCCGGCGAGTTAG
- a CDS encoding conserved hypothetical protein (Evidence 4 : Unknown function but conserved in other organisms), whose protein sequence is MLKKIILAIIVVLIAVPIIAYFVRNTLVKKAVEAGGTYALGVETDLGSAFLNIGGGSLKLNNLEIKNPEGFGTSDFMSLKKGILAVETGSILDKEVKIDSFVIEGVALNLEQIDKKGNYQVLLDNIKKMDISSSGESQKFRIGLVALRDISVNGSLSLLGKKAEKSFKLDNFTLRDIGSDNGAKISEITATVVKTLVSKALASGSGLLPDGFGKDLSSLKDQGIEEIKTEATDKLKDLGKSLTGGKK, encoded by the coding sequence ATGTTAAAGAAAATCATTTTGGCAATCATTGTCGTCTTAATTGCGGTACCGATAATCGCCTACTTTGTCCGCAACACCCTGGTTAAGAAGGCGGTTGAGGCCGGGGGCACTTATGCTCTCGGTGTCGAAACTGATCTCGGCTCGGCGTTCCTCAATATAGGCGGCGGCAGTTTGAAACTTAATAATCTCGAAATCAAGAATCCCGAAGGTTTTGGGACCAGTGATTTCATGTCCCTGAAGAAGGGAATATTGGCGGTAGAGACCGGTTCCATTCTGGACAAAGAGGTCAAAATCGATTCTTTCGTAATAGAGGGAGTTGCGCTCAATCTCGAGCAAATCGACAAAAAAGGCAACTATCAGGTGCTTCTGGACAATATTAAAAAGATGGATATCTCCTCTTCGGGAGAGTCTCAAAAATTCCGCATCGGGCTTGTGGCCCTCAGGGATATCAGTGTAAATGGCTCGCTAAGCCTTCTGGGAAAAAAGGCGGAGAAGTCGTTTAAACTCGACAACTTCACTTTGCGCGATATCGGAAGCGACAATGGCGCCAAAATAAGTGAAATAACGGCTACCGTTGTGAAGACCCTCGTCTCCAAAGCGCTGGCATCCGGGAGCGGTTTGCTTCCCGATGGATTCGGAAAGGATCTCTCCAGTTTGAAAGATCAAGGTATTGAGGAGATCAAAACCGAAGCGACCGATAAACTGAAGGATTTGGGCAAATCGCTGACAGGGGGAAAGAAATAA
- a CDS encoding conserved hypothetical protein (Evidence 4 : Unknown function but conserved in other organisms) encodes MNIKIKRIYEAPHPDDGYRVLVDRLWPRGLSKEKAQIDEWAKEISPSNELRKWFHANRTKWAEFRRRYFAELEEKRVILDALAKRARRNQVTLLYSSTEVANNNATALADYLKQL; translated from the coding sequence ATGAACATAAAGATCAAGAGAATCTACGAAGCACCTCATCCGGATGACGGCTATCGGGTTCTGGTAGACCGCCTGTGGCCGCGGGGTCTTTCCAAGGAAAAGGCTCAAATCGATGAATGGGCCAAAGAGATATCGCCATCGAATGAACTTCGCAAGTGGTTCCACGCCAATCGGACCAAATGGGCCGAATTTAGAAGAAGATATTTTGCCGAACTTGAGGAAAAGAGGGTAATACTTGATGCCCTGGCCAAACGAGCCAGGCGAAATCAAGTTACTCTCTTATATTCATCTACGGAGGTTGCGAACAATAACGCAACGGCGTTGGCGGACTATTTAAAGCAATTATAA
- a CDS encoding Glucan 1,4-alpha-glucosidase, producing the protein MKISANYAFGAPGIPPRWTSSAKNGIGTAIGSASRVWFTLSHGIFNEIYYPRIDQACIRDMGMIVTDGRDFFSEEKRHTVSSIEYLEGAIPAFRIINNCHQGNYRIEKEIISDPKRDAVLQRTRFVPLTERAKLYRLHVLLAPHLGNRGAGNSAWLGDFKGRPMLFAQRDGIALALAASVGWKARSVGFVGFSDGWQDLANHKSMQWQFERAEDGNVALTAEIDWMPAAGNTFVLVIGFGTNAAEAGHRAAASLLDGYDAMRDIYLEGWRRFYATLGRKRDRLNNDKDMEAISAAVLKMHEAKRFPGGIIASLSIPWGFNKGDDDLGGYHLVWPRDMVETAGGLLAIGAREDARRSLKYLMATQEADGHWPQNMWLDGTPYWSGSQMDETAFPILLVDLALREKALEPEDIKQFWPMIRRAARYIICNGPVTQQDRWEEDPGFSPFTLAVEISALLAAADFADTNRENKVASYLRETADAWNSQIERWTYVRDTDLARRLGIDGYYVRIAPPESADGSSPVLGFVPIKNRPLGSDLQEAAHIISPDALALVRFGLRAPDDPKIIGTLKAIDSLLKVETPTGPAWRRYNDDGYGEHEDGRPFDGSGIGRAWPLLSGERGHYYLAAGDIEGAKRMKRAMESFAGETGLIPEQIWESPDIISRELEFGRPSGSAMPLVWAHTEYLKLKRSIDNGRVFDMPGQTVKRYLVDKIESRLAIWRFNHKCRVIRRGENLRIETLSPARVHWSDDNWKTVHDSLSTDTGIGVHLVDLETEHLEADRKIIFTIYWPAARRWEGVDYEVNVVSDDI; encoded by the coding sequence ATGAAGATTTCCGCAAATTATGCTTTTGGTGCTCCGGGAATTCCACCGCGGTGGACCTCGAGCGCCAAGAATGGAATCGGCACCGCTATCGGATCAGCCAGCCGGGTCTGGTTCACATTGAGCCATGGTATTTTTAATGAAATCTATTATCCTCGAATCGATCAAGCCTGCATCCGAGATATGGGAATGATTGTTACCGACGGTCGCGATTTCTTTTCTGAGGAAAAGCGCCATACTGTTAGTTCAATCGAGTATCTCGAAGGGGCCATACCGGCTTTTCGCATAATCAATAATTGTCATCAGGGAAACTATCGCATTGAAAAAGAAATAATCTCCGATCCGAAACGTGATGCGGTTTTGCAGCGGACGAGGTTCGTACCGCTGACGGAGAGGGCCAAGCTCTATCGTTTGCATGTCCTTCTGGCCCCCCATCTTGGCAACCGCGGCGCCGGGAACAGCGCCTGGCTGGGCGATTTCAAGGGTCGGCCGATGCTTTTTGCTCAGCGCGACGGGATTGCTCTGGCCCTGGCCGCTTCCGTGGGATGGAAGGCCCGTTCGGTCGGGTTTGTCGGATTTTCCGATGGCTGGCAAGATCTGGCCAATCATAAATCGATGCAATGGCAATTCGAGAGAGCCGAAGACGGTAATGTTGCCCTGACGGCAGAAATCGATTGGATGCCGGCAGCGGGTAATACTTTTGTACTTGTGATCGGATTTGGAACCAATGCGGCGGAAGCCGGTCACCGGGCGGCGGCCAGTTTGCTTGACGGTTATGATGCAATGAGAGATATTTATCTTGAAGGATGGCGGAGATTTTACGCCACCCTGGGGCGAAAGAGAGACCGTTTGAATAATGACAAAGACATGGAGGCTATAAGTGCAGCGGTTCTAAAAATGCATGAAGCGAAGCGATTCCCGGGCGGTATTATCGCCAGCCTTTCCATACCCTGGGGATTTAACAAAGGGGATGATGATCTTGGAGGCTATCATCTGGTATGGCCCCGGGATATGGTGGAGACGGCGGGCGGTCTTTTGGCGATTGGAGCGCGAGAAGATGCCCGGCGCTCTTTGAAATATCTGATGGCGACGCAGGAAGCCGACGGGCATTGGCCCCAAAACATGTGGCTGGATGGGACACCGTACTGGTCGGGCTCGCAAATGGACGAGACCGCCTTTCCTATACTCCTGGTGGATCTGGCGCTGCGGGAGAAGGCCCTGGAGCCCGAAGATATAAAACAATTTTGGCCGATGATACGGCGGGCCGCTCGATATATTATCTGCAACGGCCCCGTTACTCAGCAGGATCGGTGGGAGGAAGACCCCGGATTTTCACCGTTCACACTGGCGGTGGAAATTTCGGCTCTTCTGGCCGCCGCTGATTTCGCTGACACGAACCGGGAGAATAAAGTGGCGTCGTATTTGCGGGAAACCGCCGATGCTTGGAACTCGCAAATTGAGCGCTGGACCTACGTGAGGGACACCGATTTGGCCAGACGGCTGGGGATAGATGGTTACTATGTTAGAATCGCCCCGCCGGAGTCGGCCGACGGTTCATCTCCGGTACTTGGGTTTGTCCCCATTAAGAATCGTCCGCTCGGTTCCGATCTTCAGGAGGCCGCACATATAATCAGTCCGGATGCTCTGGCGCTGGTCCGCTTCGGATTGCGGGCCCCGGATGATCCGAAGATAATTGGGACACTTAAGGCAATAGATTCGCTCTTAAAAGTCGAAACTCCGACCGGGCCCGCCTGGCGAAGATACAACGATGATGGTTATGGCGAGCATGAAGATGGTCGACCGTTCGACGGCTCCGGTATCGGGCGGGCCTGGCCGCTTTTGAGCGGGGAGCGCGGACATTATTACCTGGCCGCCGGTGACATTGAAGGGGCCAAAAGGATGAAGCGGGCCATGGAAAGTTTCGCCGGTGAAACCGGACTGATTCCCGAGCAAATTTGGGAATCACCCGATATCATATCGCGGGAATTGGAGTTCGGCCGCCCGTCGGGATCGGCCATGCCGTTAGTATGGGCGCATACCGAGTATCTAAAATTGAAAAGATCAATCGATAATGGGCGCGTTTTTGATATGCCAGGGCAGACAGTTAAGCGATATCTGGTAGATAAGATCGAATCGCGCCTGGCTATTTGGAGATTCAATCACAAATGTCGAGTGATCCGGCGCGGTGAAAATTTGCGAATCGAGACCTTGAGTCCGGCGAGAGTTCACTGGAGCGACGATAACTGGAAAACAGTACATGATTCACTGTCCACCGATACGGGAATCGGGGTTCATCTGGTAGATTTGGAAACAGAACATCTTGAGGCGGACAGGAAAATTATTTTCACCATATATTGGCCCGCGGCCCGGCGATGGGAAGGTGTTGATTATGAAGTCAACGTGGTTTCGGATGACATTTAG
- a CDS encoding Alcohol dehydrogenase GroES domain protein yields MNMKAISIIPGTTKVSLADRPEPNIDAPDEIKLQILEVGICGTDREEASAGRCAPPPGNDELVMGHEMVGRVVEAGPAVKTVKVGDYAVFTVRRSCGICAACRLNRFDMCYSGDYRERGIWKLDGYQTEYVVDHEQNLVRIPGEIATLGVLTEPLSVAEKAIDEAVRLQGARLPDIPESSDWFKGRRCLVAGLGPIGLLAAVALRLRGAEVDGVDIVDEASIRPQWLKEIGGSYIDGRTVSPEQLAKGRKPWDFIFEATGVPGLAFNLLDGLALNGIYVLTGIPSGSRPLSISGADLLRRLVLDNQIMVGSVNASREHYAMAVDDIYAAYRRWGKHMEKLITHRYRYTDFASALMHQAEDEIKVVIEWAK; encoded by the coding sequence ATGAATATGAAAGCAATATCAATCATACCGGGGACCACTAAGGTTTCTCTCGCGGATCGTCCGGAGCCAAATATAGATGCACCGGACGAAATAAAACTTCAGATTCTAGAAGTCGGCATCTGTGGAACTGATAGGGAAGAAGCGTCCGCCGGGCGATGCGCGCCACCCCCGGGAAACGATGAACTGGTCATGGGGCATGAGATGGTAGGACGGGTTGTTGAAGCCGGGCCCGCGGTCAAAACTGTGAAGGTGGGTGACTATGCAGTTTTCACCGTGCGCCGATCCTGCGGGATTTGTGCCGCCTGTCGTTTGAATAGATTTGATATGTGTTATTCCGGCGACTACCGCGAGAGAGGGATATGGAAATTGGATGGATATCAAACGGAATATGTCGTTGATCATGAACAGAATCTAGTCAGGATTCCCGGCGAAATTGCCACGCTGGGCGTTTTAACAGAGCCGCTCTCGGTGGCGGAGAAAGCAATCGATGAGGCCGTTCGGCTACAAGGCGCTCGTCTGCCTGATATCCCCGAATCCTCGGATTGGTTCAAGGGTCGGCGCTGCCTTGTTGCCGGGCTGGGGCCCATCGGACTTCTTGCCGCCGTCGCCTTGCGCCTTCGCGGTGCCGAGGTCGATGGTGTCGATATTGTCGATGAGGCGAGTATCCGCCCGCAATGGTTGAAGGAAATCGGCGGATCTTATATCGATGGCCGGACGGTGTCACCGGAGCAACTGGCGAAAGGCAGGAAGCCGTGGGATTTCATTTTCGAAGCCACCGGTGTCCCCGGTCTGGCGTTCAATCTTCTTGATGGTTTGGCGCTAAACGGCATTTATGTTCTCACCGGAATTCCCTCCGGCAGCCGTCCCTTGAGTATCTCCGGGGCTGACCTTCTACGCAGACTGGTTCTGGACAATCAGATAATGGTCGGAAGTGTTAATGCGTCCCGTGAGCATTACGCCATGGCGGTTGACGATATTTATGCGGCGTATAGACGGTGGGGAAAGCACATGGAGAAATTAATAACGCACCGATATCGATATACCGATTTTGCGTCCGCCCTGATGCACCAGGCAGAGGATGAAATCAAAGTGGTTATCGAATGGGCGAAATAA
- a CDS encoding Permease, glycerol uptake facilitator, producing the protein MNRRCVIYMKNRDHARTRKVGIRKAVIAEFAGTAILISVGLSIVIAFFGDGSPLPALLPDPGIRRLMTGFLFGTTGALIAVSWCGKTSGAHINPAVTFSFWTLKKMTGPLALGYILAQFSGALLGALPLLFWDGIGRSVNFGATIPGAEFGPKMALFGEIITTFALIMGLFLFIGYRRLAKWTPLLFPFLYAVMVYWEAPISGTSTNPARTFGPAVISGAWTGWWIYFAGPLLGAGLAIMIKEIGFLKRLEIRIAKIYHFNHDPHQIFIKREEIPAGKT; encoded by the coding sequence ATGAATCGGCGGTGCGTGATTTATATGAAAAACCGGGATCATGCTCGAACAAGAAAGGTGGGGATTCGCAAGGCCGTTATCGCGGAATTCGCCGGCACGGCAATTTTAATTTCGGTCGGCCTTTCAATAGTGATAGCGTTCTTTGGTGACGGCAGCCCCCTGCCGGCATTACTTCCGGATCCGGGCATAAGAAGACTTATGACCGGTTTTCTTTTTGGAACTACCGGCGCTTTGATCGCTGTCTCCTGGTGCGGAAAGACAAGCGGGGCTCATATTAATCCGGCGGTGACATTCAGTTTCTGGACATTGAAAAAAATGACCGGGCCGCTGGCCTTAGGATATATTTTGGCTCAGTTTTCCGGAGCACTTCTGGGTGCTTTGCCTCTTTTATTTTGGGACGGGATCGGTCGAAGCGTAAATTTTGGGGCCACCATACCGGGAGCGGAATTTGGACCGAAGATGGCCTTATTTGGTGAGATAATTACGACCTTCGCTCTTATCATGGGATTATTCCTATTTATAGGCTACCGCCGTCTGGCAAAATGGACCCCTCTGCTTTTTCCGTTTCTATACGCCGTAATGGTTTATTGGGAGGCGCCTATCTCCGGGACAAGTACCAATCCGGCGCGAACTTTCGGTCCGGCGGTGATTTCAGGAGCATGGACGGGATGGTGGATTTATTTTGCGGGACCGCTGTTAGGGGCCGGACTGGCCATCATGATCAAAGAAATCGGATTTCTGAAACGTCTTGAAATTAGAATAGCCAAAATCTACCATTTCAATCACGATCCGCATCAAATTTTTATTAAGCGGGAGGAGATCCCCGCGGGTAAAACATGA
- a CDS encoding conserved hypothetical protein (Evidence 4 : Unknown function but conserved in other organisms), producing MNPKVDAFLSKTQKWQKEFEKLRKVILGCQLTEELKWGVPCYTYQNKNVVLMHGFKEYCALLFFKGALIKDTDHILIRQTKNMQAARQIRFTHVREIVKMDSILKTYIDRAIDVEEAGLKVPLKKTADFKIPEELQNKLDEDRRLNTAFEALTPGRQRAYILYFAAPKQAKTRKSRIEKYMTHILKGKGLND from the coding sequence ATGAATCCCAAAGTCGATGCATTCCTAAGTAAGACCCAAAAGTGGCAGAAAGAATTTGAAAAGTTGAGAAAGGTTATTCTTGGCTGCCAGCTGACCGAGGAGTTGAAGTGGGGTGTTCCGTGTTACACATATCAGAACAAAAATGTAGTTCTGATGCATGGATTTAAAGAATACTGTGCGCTCTTATTTTTCAAAGGGGCCCTAATAAAGGATACCGATCACATTTTGATCCGGCAAACAAAGAATATGCAGGCGGCGCGGCAGATTCGGTTCACCCATGTTCGGGAAATAGTCAAGATGGATTCGATTCTGAAAACCTATATTGATAGAGCCATTGACGTGGAAGAGGCCGGTCTGAAAGTGCCATTGAAAAAAACTGCGGACTTCAAAATTCCTGAGGAATTGCAGAATAAACTGGACGAAGACCGCCGCTTGAATACAGCCTTTGAAGCCTTGACGCCGGGGCGGCAAAGGGCATACATTCTATATTTTGCCGCACCCAAACAAGCGAAAACAAGAAAATCACGCATTGAAAAATATATGACGCATATTCTCAAGGGTAAGGGATTAAATGATTAA
- a CDS encoding conserved membrane hypothetical protein (Evidence 4 : Unknown function but conserved in other organisms), giving the protein MEFLSMLWAPILLSAVFVFVISSLIHIFLKYHANDLRKLPDQDAIQAALRPFNLAPGDYFLPRGESMKEMKTPEFDEKLAKGPVIVMTVLKNGPISMGKSMVLWFLYCIVIGILAAYIAWHAVQPGTSYLGVFRFVGCSAFMGYSLALLQQSIWYGRSWSSVLISVFDGLIYGLVTAGTFGWLWPR; this is encoded by the coding sequence ATGGAATTCCTATCAATGTTATGGGCACCAATCCTGCTATCGGCCGTGTTTGTATTCGTGATCAGTTCTCTCATTCATATATTCCTCAAATATCATGCCAACGACCTCAGGAAACTGCCGGACCAGGACGCCATCCAGGCGGCTCTTCGGCCGTTCAATCTTGCCCCCGGCGACTACTTTCTTCCGCGGGGCGAATCCATGAAGGAAATGAAGACGCCGGAATTTGACGAGAAGCTTGCCAAGGGACCGGTCATCGTGATGACAGTATTGAAGAACGGCCCGATAAGCATGGGAAAGAGCATGGTCCTTTGGTTCCTTTATTGTATCGTCATTGGCATTCTGGCGGCCTATATCGCCTGGCATGCCGTACAACCGGGCACTTCATACCTGGGCGTTTTTCGCTTTGTCGGTTGTTCCGCCTTCATGGGTTATTCACTGGCCCTGCTTCAGCAATCAATTTGGTACGGCCGCAGCTGGTCAAGTGTACTCATATCAGTATTTGACGGACTGATCTACGGACTGGTGACCGCCGGCACATTCGGTTGGCTCTGGCCGCGATGA
- a CDS encoding putative methyltransferase, S-Adenosyl-L-methionine (SAM)-MTase protein (Evidence 3 : Putative function from multiple computational evidences), with protein sequence MRDSWKSAEAYEYFMGRWSRLAARSFLNWLAPAHGMRWLDVGCGSGALSEAILNQCAAAQLTAVDRSDEFVARVQERLGKLVHCLVGDAAALPMERTSVDYAVSGLVLNFISEPVEALAEMKRVIAPAGIAAVYVWDYAGIMEFLNAFWDTAVALDPHASGRHERYRFPDANPDSLRGMFDEAGYRDIESAPIEIETHFGNFEDYWNPFLGGQGPAPSYLASLDESHRQKIRESLKDSLPIQPDGSISLRARAWAVKGRPNR encoded by the coding sequence ATGCGAGATTCTTGGAAGTCAGCTGAGGCCTACGAATATTTCATGGGAAGATGGAGCCGCCTTGCGGCCCGATCGTTCCTCAACTGGCTGGCTCCCGCTCACGGGATGAGATGGCTGGATGTCGGGTGCGGCTCAGGGGCATTGAGCGAGGCAATTCTCAATCAATGTGCCGCGGCACAACTCACCGCAGTGGATCGGTCCGATGAATTCGTGGCGAGAGTTCAAGAACGGTTGGGAAAGCTGGTTCATTGCCTGGTTGGCGATGCAGCCGCTCTACCGATGGAAAGGACCTCCGTCGACTACGCGGTTTCCGGACTTGTTCTGAATTTCATTTCCGAGCCGGTCGAAGCCCTTGCTGAGATGAAACGAGTCATCGCTCCCGCCGGGATAGCCGCTGTGTACGTCTGGGATTATGCCGGAATTATGGAATTTCTTAATGCCTTCTGGGACACCGCGGTCGCACTCGACCCCCACGCGTCCGGGCGGCATGAAAGGTACCGATTTCCCGATGCCAACCCCGATTCTTTGCGGGGCATGTTTGACGAGGCCGGATACCGGGACATCGAATCTGCACCTATAGAAATTGAAACGCATTTCGGCAACTTTGAGGATTATTGGAATCCGTTTCTCGGGGGCCAGGGACCGGCTCCTTCGTATCTGGCGTCGCTGGACGAATCCCATAGGCAAAAAATTAGAGAAAGTCTTAAGGATTCTCTGCCGATTCAGCCGGACGGCTCGATTTCATTACGCGCTCGCGCCTGGGCAGTGAAAGGCAGGCCGAACCGGTGA
- a CDS encoding hypothetical protein (Evidence 5 : Unknown function): MEAGTIEPHIRIAVQELTLQRSKIVALSPSARISPKALDII, encoded by the coding sequence TTGGAGGCGGGGACAATCGAACCTCATATTCGTATTGCGGTACAAGAACTTACGCTGCAACGGAGCAAGATCGTGGCCTTATCCCCGTCGGCCCGCATTTCCCCAAAAGCCCTTGACATTATCTAA
- a CDS encoding Fe2+/Zn2+ uptake regulation protein produces the protein MKDAISILRQCGIQPTPQRIAVVEYVLKCKLHPSADDVLSYARKKCPTVSRATVYNTLNLLVDKGLLAMQIIKEGAVVFDPNVKKHHHFVDIDTGKIFDIPWDQLQVTGEEKLKDFEITGFQVVVRGRKKKR, from the coding sequence ATGAAGGACGCTATTTCGATCTTGCGACAATGCGGTATTCAACCTACCCCTCAAAGGATTGCAGTTGTTGAATACGTATTGAAATGCAAGTTACACCCGTCGGCTGATGATGTTTTGAGCTATGCAAGAAAGAAGTGCCCAACTGTATCGCGAGCAACGGTCTACAATACATTAAACCTGCTTGTCGATAAAGGGCTTCTGGCAATGCAAATTATTAAGGAAGGGGCCGTTGTCTTTGATCCCAATGTGAAGAAGCACCATCACTTCGTTGATATTGATACCGGCAAAATATTTGATATTCCCTGGGATCAGCTGCAGGTCACAGGAGAGGAAAAGCTCAAAGATTTTGAGATTACAGGCTTTCAAGTGGTAGTGCGAGGCAGAAAGAAGAAGAGATGA